A genomic segment from Acipenser ruthenus chromosome 5, fAciRut3.2 maternal haplotype, whole genome shotgun sequence encodes:
- the LOC117402641 gene encoding interleukin-20 receptor subunit alpha-like: MLGPGTLTVIFLVTLKATEVVYGTAVPQQPCDVHFKSFNLKNVLHWSPGKGNNNGTHYTVQYIIYGGEKDVWHDQKQCTNITRTWCDLSKETSDLDEEYYARVKAVLNDISSNWTESTRFDPKLHTKIGPPSLKVRAGERSIFIRLSGPKKWQFDNKTKAKSMAKYYKNLQYNVSLYNDKTKQLLYFQLKNNSQTLDKLDHNTRYCVSARTKVNGQNSEPSTEQCVTTPKDTSSEWLVFIMFRCILPSVVAFFLIIVILYLIYRYVFGNYPKTPKNLLLQNNCESKAKVIFVPYDNLKVNIIAFSAIDNSTLNPGGETQHIKYGSAYVIQSTSESQPAKHLGYASHLEKHLLAKDPETLASNEGQQNDPPNYRRHTGMRPLSEDYGYGTVLKVLSSFEQHDQLSENKDLMRSASIGVSQKAAFNPGFETHLISEEEAVQPQVHLYIQAQMRKGQAQGSEGSHCQQFDKDTKLSLCWDFPEEAGQGEGTILVDWDPESRTLHMPILHELENEVPVVDTEKAECCVEEKTSLLPTVYLRQSSGESSDNEDTYLTRLVKNWGLHVQMEE, translated from the exons AAGTGGTTTATGGAACTGCTGTACCCCAACAACCATGTGATGtccactttaaatcctttaacctGAAGAATGTCTTGCATTGGAGTCCAGGGAAAGGAAACAACAATGGAACTCACTATACAGTTcaatacataat tTATGGTGGGGAGAAAGACGTCTGGCATGATCAAAAGCAGTGTACAAATATCACTAGAACGTGGTGTGACCTTTCCAAAGAGACCAGTGACTTAGATGAAGAATACTATGCAAGAGTCAAGGCAGTCTTAAATGACATTTCTTCGAACTGGACAGAATCTACAAGGTTTGATCCAAAATTGCACA CCAAAATTGGGCCCCCATCATTGAAAGTCAGAGCTGGTGAAAGATCCATTTTTATCCGATTAAGTGGTCCAAAGAAATGGCAGTTTGATAACAAAACCAAAGCGAAGTCAATGGCTAAATATTACAAAAACCTGCAATACAATGTGTCTCTGTACAATGATAAAACTAAACAGTTG TTGTACTTCCAACTGAAAAACAACTCACAAACCCTTGACAAGTTAGACCACAATACACGGTACTGTGTGTCTGCCAGGACAAAGGTAAATGGGCAAAACAGTGAACCTTCCACAGAGCAGTGTGTGACCACACCAAAGG ATACCTCTTCAGAATGGTTGGTCTTCATCATGTTTAGATGTATTTTGCCTTCCGTGGTTGCTTTCTTTCTTATCATTGTGATTTTATATCTTATTTACCGATATGTGTTTGGCAACTATCCAAAAACACCCAAAAACCTG ttgctGCAGAACAATTGTGAGTCGAAGGCAAAGGTCATCTTTGTTCCTTATGACAACTTAAAAGTAAATATTATTGCCTTTAGTGCTATCGACAACTCCACTTTGAATCCAGGGGGCGAAACTCAGCACATCAAATATGGCTCTGCCTATGTAATCCAATCCACCAGTGAGTCTCAACCTGCGAAGCACTTGGGCTATGCATCCCACCTAGAAAAACATTTGTTAGCTAAAGATCCTGAAACTTTGGCAAGCAATGAAGGTCAACAAAACGATCCCCCCAATTACAGGAGACACACAGGAATGAGGCCACTGAGTGAAGATTATGGATATGGAACTGTTCTGAAGGTTCTGTCATCCTTCGAACAGCACGACCAGCTGTCAGAAAACAAAGACTTAATGAGGTCTGCTTCCATTGGGGTCAGTCAAAAAGCAGCATTTAACCCAGGCTTTGAAACCCACCTGATCAGTGAAGAGGAAGCTGTGCAACCACAGGTTCATTTATATATTCAAGCACAGATGAGAAAAGGACAAGCACAGGGCAGTGAGGGGAGCCATTGTCAACAGTTTGACAAGGACACAAAGCTGAGTCTATGCTGGGATTTCCCAGAGGAGGCTGGACAAGGAGAAGGAACCATTCTTGTGGACTGGGATCCCGAGAGTCGTACGCTGCACATGCCCATCCTTCATGAACTGGAAAATGAAGTACCGGTAGTTGACACTGAAAAGGCAGAATGTTGTGTGGAGGAAAAGACTAGCCTTTTGCCCACTGTGTACTTGAGGCAGTCTTCAGGAGAGTCTTCTGACAATGAAGACACCTACCTGACAAGATTAGTTAAAAACTGGGGCTTGCATGTACAAATGGAAGAATAA